From Spirosoma aerolatum, one genomic window encodes:
- a CDS encoding transketolase — protein sequence MELEQLEHIATAVRRDIVRMVAAVNSGHPGGSLGCTDFMVALYFEIMNRKKDDKGNPVFDMDGRDEDIFFLSNGHISPVFYSVLARAGYFPLSELATFRKLDSRLQGHPTTAEHLPGVRIASGSLGQGLSVAAGAAYSKKLNGDKSHVYVLMGDGEQQEGQIWEAAQFAPNKKLGNLTAVIDFNHAQIDGKTDNVNNNRDLGAKYAAFGWHVDEMQGNDMADVIKTLRKAQENPDVPTLILMHTEMGFGVDYMVGSYKWHGVAPNAEQLQQALNQLPLTVGMSDY from the coding sequence ATGGAACTCGAACAACTCGAACACATTGCTACCGCCGTTCGGCGTGATATTGTCCGCATGGTCGCGGCTGTCAACTCTGGTCACCCAGGTGGCTCATTAGGCTGCACCGATTTTATGGTCGCACTCTATTTTGAGATCATGAACCGGAAAAAGGACGACAAAGGGAATCCTGTTTTCGATATGGATGGACGCGATGAAGACATCTTCTTCCTGTCGAATGGTCATATTTCTCCCGTATTTTATTCGGTACTGGCTCGGGCGGGTTACTTCCCATTGTCAGAGCTGGCCACGTTCCGTAAGCTGGATAGCCGCCTACAGGGGCATCCAACCACTGCCGAGCATCTGCCAGGGGTACGCATCGCATCGGGTTCGCTGGGACAGGGTTTGTCAGTAGCAGCCGGGGCCGCTTACTCGAAAAAACTCAACGGCGATAAAAGCCATGTGTACGTGCTCATGGGCGATGGCGAGCAGCAGGAAGGGCAGATTTGGGAGGCTGCTCAGTTTGCGCCCAACAAAAAGCTCGGTAACCTGACCGCTGTAATCGATTTCAACCACGCACAGATCGATGGTAAAACCGATAACGTAAACAACAACCGCGACCTCGGTGCAAAATATGCTGCTTTTGGCTGGCACGTCGACGAGATGCAGGGCAACGACATGGCCGACGTAATCAAAACCCTTCGCAAAGCACAGGAAAACCCAGACGTACCTACGTTGATTCTGATGCATACTGAAATGGGCTTCGGGGTCGACTACATGGTGGGTAGTTATAAGTGGCATGGCGTAGCGCCAAACGCGGAGCAGCTACAGCAAGCTCTGAATCAACTGCCGCTAACTGTAGGTATGTCGGATTATTAA
- the bcp gene encoding thioredoxin-dependent thiol peroxidase, with protein sequence MELKVGDPAPDFTSTNQNGNPIKLSDYRGKKVVLYFYPKDDTPGCTAEACSLRDNEDRLRAAGYEILGVSVDDHKSHQKFIKKYNLPFPLVADTDKQIVEAYGVWKEKSMYGRTHMGIVRTTFLIDEAGIITDIITKIDTQNHADQILK encoded by the coding sequence ATGGAATTAAAAGTTGGTGATCCTGCTCCCGATTTTACGAGTACCAATCAGAACGGTAATCCGATTAAGTTATCCGATTATCGGGGTAAGAAAGTGGTGCTGTATTTTTATCCTAAAGATGATACCCCCGGTTGTACAGCCGAAGCCTGTAGCCTACGCGACAACGAAGATCGGCTTCGGGCGGCTGGCTATGAAATACTGGGGGTTAGTGTCGATGACCACAAATCGCACCAGAAGTTTATCAAGAAATATAACTTGCCGTTTCCCCTCGTTGCTGATACGGATAAGCAGATTGTAGAAGCCTATGGTGTCTGGAAAGAGAAGTCGATGTATGGGCGTACGCATATGGGTATTGTCCGTACAACATTCCTGATCGACGAAGCGGGCATCATCACGGATATTATTACGAAAATAGATACCCAAAACCACGCAGATCAAATTTTAAAATAA
- a CDS encoding LiaI-LiaF-like domain-containing protein produces the protein MQRRNGLFWGIFLLTLGVLFLARRAGWLDVDWHSLVNLWPALLILAGVHLILERRANPAAFITTIMLAVAVPTTLFGFFSHHRHNDDEGFHMRWHHDDDNDRNYNDNDDDDNEDDYRAERERRDADSDEVHSNTFVENMDADTREAVLKLAGGAGKFTIGEPSTELIKADTKQTVGLYSMSVDRDETTHIPTIELKPKDEDQHFDLKDGHYENRVDIHLNAKPVWSMDVALGAGSGDLDLSAYAVKSLKLGVGAADLDLKLGAKADQADIKLDVGAASVTVRVPKEVGCRIKKDGALNLEELDDFTNVGGGEYLSPGYDATTKKMTIRFDGGISHFKVVRY, from the coding sequence ATGCAACGAAGAAACGGATTATTCTGGGGAATTTTTCTACTGACGCTGGGCGTATTATTTCTGGCCCGGCGAGCAGGCTGGCTCGACGTTGATTGGCATTCACTGGTCAATCTATGGCCTGCCTTACTAATCCTGGCGGGCGTTCACCTGATTCTTGAGCGCCGGGCTAATCCAGCCGCCTTTATTACAACGATCATGCTGGCTGTGGCTGTGCCCACAACACTGTTTGGCTTCTTTTCGCATCACCGCCACAACGACGACGAAGGATTCCATATGCGCTGGCATCACGACGATGACAACGACAGGAATTATAACGATAATGACGACGATGATAACGAAGATGATTATCGGGCAGAGCGTGAACGCCGAGATGCCGATAGCGATGAAGTTCATTCAAACACCTTCGTTGAGAATATGGACGCCGACACCCGCGAAGCTGTGTTAAAACTCGCAGGTGGAGCTGGGAAGTTTACGATCGGCGAACCCAGCACCGAACTTATCAAGGCGGACACGAAGCAGACCGTTGGGCTTTATTCAATGTCAGTTGACCGGGACGAAACTACCCACATCCCGACTATAGAATTAAAGCCAAAGGATGAAGATCAGCATTTCGATCTGAAAGATGGTCATTACGAAAATCGTGTCGATATACACCTGAACGCCAAACCTGTCTGGTCGATGGATGTTGCGCTGGGCGCTGGCTCGGGCGATCTGGACTTGAGCGCCTATGCCGTTAAAAGCTTGAAGTTGGGTGTTGGTGCCGCTGACCTCGACCTGAAACTAGGTGCCAAAGCCGATCAGGCGGATATTAAACTTGATGTAGGGGCCGCTTCGGTTACAGTGCGGGTTCCGAAAGAAGTAGGATGCCGGATCAAAAAAGATGGCGCTCTGAATCTGGAAGAATTAGATGACTTTACCAATGTTGGGGGTGGCGAATACCTAAGCCCCGGCTACGATGCAACGACTAAAAAGATGACGATTCGTTTTGATGGCGGCATCTCGCATTTTAAAGTAGTTCGATACTAA
- a CDS encoding RNA polymerase sigma factor, whose translation MTDEELLAKFRDPSSRNYAFNLLVRKYQQKIYWHIRKMVIDHDDADDLVQETFIKVWNSLEQFRGDSQLYTWIYRIATNECLNFLNKKRRRFFLPIGDVEGELMEKLETNAAYVTSGNDPSGEDVQLKLQKALLKLPDKQRLVFNMKYFDDMKYEDIAEITGTSVGALKASYHLAVKKIEDFFNNSDTDD comes from the coding sequence ATGACTGACGAAGAACTCCTCGCCAAATTTCGCGATCCGTCGAGCCGAAATTATGCCTTTAATCTGCTGGTGCGCAAGTATCAGCAGAAAATCTATTGGCATATTCGGAAGATGGTTATTGATCACGATGATGCCGATGACCTGGTGCAGGAAACGTTCATAAAAGTCTGGAATAGCCTGGAACAGTTTCGGGGTGATAGTCAGTTATATACCTGGATTTATCGGATTGCTACCAACGAGTGTCTTAACTTCCTCAACAAGAAACGTCGCCGATTCTTTTTGCCGATTGGTGATGTAGAAGGGGAGTTGATGGAAAAATTGGAAACCAATGCCGCCTATGTAACGTCGGGCAACGATCCCAGTGGTGAAGACGTACAGTTGAAGTTACAGAAAGCGCTGCTGAAACTGCCCGACAAACAGCGGTTGGTTTTCAACATGAAGTATTTCGATGATATGAAATACGAAGATATTGCCGAAATTACAGGAACGTCCGTTGGAGCTTTAAAAGCATCGTACCATCTTGCCGTTAAGAAGATTGAAGATTTTTTTAATAACTCGGACACAGACGATTAA
- a CDS encoding M23 family metallopeptidase gives MLVLIGSGSAYGQPTKPVLSTQSGQPQTGYIQPGTLVNGYFLFPIQPGAANSLSGGMGDLRPNHFHAGLDIRTGGREGLDVHAAADGYISRIAVFTGGYGNVVFIKHPNGLTTVYGHLKSLKDTLGRYLREQQYQAKTFEIDLRPQPDQFPVKKGDVIAASGNTGGSGGPHLHFEIRDAHDNLINPLLYGFSEIQDDVPPYFERVALKTMTATSRINGEYQRVSYVPVRRSDGTYTITQPITASGLIGMEVLAYDKTSGSPYRNGISCLEIRLDGKEVFAYNMNSFPNEQTRFMNVHENYEVEQTSGQRYHRGYIADGNILNIYKLQSNAAYRGRLPLLDGHPHEVTLTLYDAFDHATQLSFTIRPEVAPAALVSMDTMEAPVAPSAPEVVRGDPTATITTDENVLKLSVKNVSLINPPKAKLITGRAVVEQPVSYVRSNQAVYLIDLRQYLPDSVQFDRSVVRTNFKKRIIPGRNELYIGENTRLDFGAKTLFDTLHLAVRTLPGGGLEINQSTIPLNDYLMVQYTPNVPMAIDTARTKAYWTSNGNQTFLGGKWNKGHIEFKTRSLGRFQLMTDINPPTVQILNATPAGITARIRDDLSGIAQFRALVNGEWVLMQYDYKRALLWSDKLNPDEPFEAGAEVIVQVKDQAGNIGSDSTSIKEPQRAVHRKVTSKGRRKRR, from the coding sequence ATGCTGGTTCTGATCGGGTCAGGATCGGCTTATGGACAACCGACTAAGCCCGTTTTATCGACTCAGTCAGGTCAGCCACAAACAGGGTATATTCAACCGGGAACACTCGTAAACGGCTATTTCCTGTTTCCGATTCAGCCGGGGGCCGCTAATTCGTTATCGGGTGGTATGGGAGATTTACGACCCAACCACTTCCATGCGGGCCTGGATATTCGCACTGGTGGTCGTGAGGGGCTGGATGTGCATGCAGCTGCGGATGGGTATATTTCCCGAATTGCCGTGTTTACGGGAGGGTACGGAAATGTTGTATTCATTAAGCATCCGAATGGTCTGACCACAGTATATGGCCACTTAAAATCGCTGAAAGATACACTTGGTCGATACCTGCGTGAGCAACAGTATCAGGCCAAAACGTTTGAGATTGATCTTCGCCCGCAGCCCGATCAGTTTCCGGTCAAAAAAGGGGATGTCATTGCCGCTTCAGGCAATACAGGGGGCTCAGGTGGACCACACCTTCACTTCGAAATTCGGGATGCCCACGACAATCTGATCAATCCACTACTGTATGGTTTTTCGGAAATACAGGATGACGTGCCGCCTTATTTTGAGCGCGTCGCCCTGAAAACCATGACCGCTACTTCGCGCATCAATGGCGAATACCAGCGGGTTAGTTATGTTCCGGTTCGTCGGTCCGATGGTACGTATACAATTACGCAACCGATTACAGCGTCCGGCCTGATCGGTATGGAAGTGCTGGCTTACGATAAAACCAGTGGATCGCCCTATCGAAACGGTATTAGTTGCCTGGAAATCCGGCTGGATGGGAAGGAGGTGTTTGCCTACAATATGAACAGCTTCCCGAATGAGCAGACACGGTTCATGAACGTCCACGAAAATTATGAAGTCGAGCAAACGAGCGGTCAACGGTATCACCGGGGGTATATTGCCGATGGAAATATTCTGAATATATATAAGTTGCAGAGTAATGCGGCCTATCGGGGACGATTGCCTTTGCTGGATGGACATCCGCATGAGGTGACGCTGACGCTATACGATGCATTCGACCATGCCACTCAGTTGTCGTTTACCATTCGGCCCGAAGTAGCGCCAGCCGCACTCGTTTCGATGGATACGATGGAAGCACCTGTAGCACCCAGTGCGCCCGAAGTAGTTCGGGGTGACCCTACAGCAACCATTACGACCGACGAAAATGTGCTTAAACTAAGTGTCAAAAATGTATCACTTATCAACCCGCCTAAGGCTAAATTAATTACGGGGCGAGCTGTTGTTGAGCAACCTGTTAGCTATGTGCGTAGCAATCAAGCCGTTTATCTTATAGATTTGCGTCAGTATTTACCCGATTCAGTTCAGTTTGACCGGAGTGTTGTGCGTACCAATTTTAAAAAACGCATTATTCCAGGCCGAAATGAGTTATACATAGGAGAAAATACTCGGCTCGACTTTGGAGCCAAAACACTTTTTGACACACTTCATCTAGCTGTACGAACATTACCGGGTGGCGGTCTGGAAATTAACCAATCGACGATTCCATTAAATGATTACTTAATGGTTCAGTATACACCCAATGTACCGATGGCCATCGATACGGCCCGAACAAAGGCTTACTGGACAAGTAATGGGAATCAGACGTTTTTGGGCGGCAAATGGAATAAGGGACATATTGAATTTAAAACCCGTTCGCTGGGCCGTTTCCAACTGATGACGGATATAAATCCGCCAACGGTTCAGATTCTGAACGCAACTCCGGCCGGAATTACAGCCCGCATTCGGGACGATTTGTCGGGTATTGCCCAGTTTCGGGCTTTAGTCAATGGCGAGTGGGTACTGATGCAGTATGATTACAAACGTGCTTTACTATGGTCGGATAAGCTAAACCCTGATGAGCCGTTTGAAGCGGGGGCCGAGGTAATTGTACAGGTGAAAGACCAGGCAGGTAATATTGGTTCCGATAGTACTAGTATTAAAGAACCCCAGCGGGCAGTTCACCGGAAAGTCACTTCGAAAGGCCGTCGGAAGCGACGATAG
- a CDS encoding glycoside hydrolase family 97 protein, whose translation MRTRLIFKALPLLVGITFLISGFKASGQSMDLRSKSGSNRIILSLNKKGELYYNVTRRNKIIIADSPLGLTCEDQNFTSDLSVVTISPIEEQRETYELTVGNFRTINHVLQRKSITFRNRSGALMTIDLVAGNEGVAFRYRFPDQNNKTRTINAEITGFQIEKNAVGWLQPYNKAGKYTPGYEDFYLKVHPGDSINKPRNPSVGWCMPALFKINNSKHWVLLAEAGTDGSFPGCHLQPNSQGGLYKIGFAEKDEKFTLPLSDNSQPASTLPWTMPWRVIIVGDQAGDILLSSFITDLAPASKIDDPSWIEPGKATWSWWSHPDDHSPDMYNAFTTLAQSFGFGYTLFDAGWEKANTEGGIIAKAISKGIKPMVWAYSAAYFDPEKRRKRFKELAAMGVKGIKIDFWCSDRQEVMSCFQSLFEDAAKEHLLVNLHGTTVPRGWHRTWPNFMTAEAVLGTESYFYEPRYPEKAAEQNTLLPFTRNVAGPTDYTPFALTIRKYPRLNTAVHELATAMIYTSGIIHFADSKEVFDSLSIPVRNLLKDMPATWDTTQSIVAEPGEQLILSRRKGSLSYIVGINGTTNVLPVKLNLASHGKGFSKFRVITEGDNPLMTFKTETHPITANWQYSFAPRGGFIIQFLTE comes from the coding sequence ATGAGAACCAGACTGATCTTCAAAGCCCTTCCCTTATTAGTCGGAATAACTTTTCTAATCAGCGGCTTTAAAGCATCAGGCCAATCGATGGACTTACGTTCGAAGTCTGGATCGAATAGAATTATATTGTCGCTGAATAAAAAAGGAGAATTATACTACAACGTAACCCGCCGGAATAAAATCATTATTGCCGATTCTCCGCTTGGTTTGACCTGCGAGGACCAGAATTTTACGTCTGACTTGTCAGTCGTTACCATTTCCCCGATTGAAGAACAACGAGAGACCTACGAATTGACGGTAGGCAACTTCAGAACGATCAATCATGTACTTCAACGTAAGAGCATAACCTTTAGAAACCGTTCGGGAGCGCTCATGACCATTGATTTAGTAGCCGGAAATGAAGGCGTTGCTTTCCGGTATCGGTTTCCGGATCAGAATAACAAAACACGAACGATCAACGCAGAAATTACGGGATTTCAGATCGAAAAAAATGCAGTGGGTTGGTTACAGCCTTATAATAAAGCAGGAAAGTACACTCCCGGTTATGAAGATTTTTATCTCAAAGTACATCCCGGCGACTCAATCAACAAGCCTCGTAACCCTTCTGTCGGATGGTGTATGCCTGCCCTGTTTAAGATAAACAATAGCAAACACTGGGTTTTACTGGCGGAGGCTGGAACAGATGGCTCGTTTCCAGGTTGTCATTTACAACCCAATTCGCAGGGAGGCCTGTATAAAATTGGCTTTGCTGAAAAAGACGAAAAATTTACACTTCCCCTGAGTGACAATAGCCAACCAGCCTCTACGCTTCCCTGGACGATGCCCTGGAGGGTAATTATTGTTGGTGATCAGGCCGGAGATATCCTGCTTTCAAGCTTCATAACGGATTTGGCCCCTGCGTCTAAAATTGACGATCCTTCCTGGATCGAACCAGGAAAAGCTACCTGGTCGTGGTGGTCTCATCCCGACGACCATTCACCTGACATGTACAATGCCTTCACTACGCTTGCCCAGTCTTTCGGATTTGGTTATACCTTGTTTGATGCTGGCTGGGAGAAAGCCAACACAGAAGGAGGAATTATTGCTAAAGCTATATCCAAGGGTATTAAACCAATGGTGTGGGCCTATTCGGCAGCGTACTTCGACCCGGAAAAACGAAGAAAGCGGTTCAAAGAACTGGCGGCTATGGGTGTAAAAGGGATTAAAATCGATTTCTGGTGCTCAGACCGGCAAGAGGTGATGTCGTGTTTTCAATCGCTTTTTGAAGATGCCGCTAAAGAGCATTTGCTGGTAAACCTTCATGGCACTACCGTTCCGAGAGGCTGGCACAGAACCTGGCCAAATTTCATGACAGCCGAAGCTGTTCTGGGAACGGAAAGTTATTTTTATGAACCTCGATATCCAGAGAAAGCCGCCGAGCAGAACACCTTACTGCCCTTTACCCGAAACGTAGCAGGCCCTACCGACTACACCCCGTTTGCGTTGACCATCCGAAAATACCCTCGGTTAAACACGGCGGTTCATGAGCTGGCTACGGCTATGATCTATACGTCCGGAATTATCCATTTTGCGGATTCCAAAGAGGTATTTGATTCACTCTCTATACCGGTCCGTAACTTACTAAAAGATATGCCCGCCACCTGGGATACCACACAAAGCATTGTGGCTGAACCGGGCGAACAACTCATCCTCTCTCGTCGGAAAGGCAGTCTTTCCTACATTGTCGGCATAAATGGCACCACCAACGTGCTCCCTGTCAAACTAAACCTCGCCAGCCATGGCAAAGGATTTTCTAAATTTAGAGTCATCACGGAAGGCGACAATCCATTGATGACGTTCAAAACCGAAACGCATCCAATCACGGCTAACTGGCAGTACTCGTTTGCGCCCAGAGGAGGTTTTATCATCCAGTTTCTTACTGAGTAA
- the trpF gene encoding phosphoribosylanthranilate isomerase, with translation MALKTLVKISNVTNLSDARYCAGMGVDMLGFSMDIDSPDYIEPRKFEEIRGWVAGVQIVGETSAIDLDRIEQLLDTYQPDILQIDEAALLPYLSTFDKNLILRVDLSQMTLDQLDTLFHTGASAADYILLESNGPLHFDDELKAALQQLASRYPILLGTGISAQNVHDLLAVLPVRGIALSGGDEEQPGNKEFGELMDILEAIEEE, from the coding sequence ATGGCACTCAAAACCCTCGTTAAAATCTCAAATGTGACAAACCTAAGCGATGCCCGATATTGTGCAGGTATGGGTGTCGATATGCTCGGCTTCTCGATGGATATTGACTCCCCCGACTACATCGAGCCGCGCAAGTTCGAGGAAATTAGAGGATGGGTAGCTGGTGTGCAGATTGTTGGCGAAACCTCTGCTATCGATCTGGATCGTATTGAGCAGCTATTAGATACATATCAGCCCGATATATTGCAGATCGATGAGGCTGCTTTGTTACCCTATCTGAGCACCTTCGACAAAAACCTGATCCTTCGTGTCGATTTATCACAAATGACACTTGACCAGCTCGACACCCTGTTTCATACTGGTGCCTCGGCTGCCGATTACATACTGCTCGAAAGTAATGGGCCTCTTCACTTCGACGACGAGCTAAAAGCAGCTCTTCAGCAGTTGGCCTCCCGGTATCCGATCTTACTTGGCACGGGCATATCGGCCCAAAATGTTCACGACTTATTAGCTGTCCTACCCGTACGAGGTATTGCTCTGAGCGGTGGCGACGAAGAACAACCCGGCAATAAAGAGTTCGGCGAACTGATGGATATTCTGGAAGCGATTGAAGAAGAGTAA
- a CDS encoding AAA family ATPase gives MQIKRLVIENFKSIERIELIEPNPFTVFVGPNGSGKSNIFEALEFVQTRVNADTAVSLFGGQDKLRRRQSPDGIFKFEFEAEELLYRRTSLTGNSDILDMGNHGWEPIRRVKDLAINYDYLQFDSFSRLFIKNGTLVKLRLNDNKKLALDASNLELVLKRILSDKLLKDEIFEWLELFVPGFKAVEVDDRDELHWFEDSVPNYFTKDLISDGTYNILALLTAVYQSDKPQFLCIEEPENGLHPDVIKEFVNLCRYACEQKDHFIWLNTHSQTLASQLTADEIIVVDKVEGATQTKQFKGHDFHGLRMDEAWLMNALGGGLPW, from the coding sequence ATGCAAATCAAACGCTTAGTCATCGAAAATTTCAAGTCCATTGAGCGGATCGAGCTTATTGAGCCGAATCCGTTCACGGTCTTTGTCGGCCCCAACGGGTCGGGCAAGTCGAATATTTTCGAGGCTCTGGAGTTTGTGCAAACTAGAGTAAATGCAGATACTGCCGTTAGCTTGTTTGGCGGCCAAGATAAACTCAGGAGGAGACAAAGTCCTGATGGTATTTTTAAGTTCGAGTTTGAGGCAGAGGAGCTGTTATATAGAAGGACGAGCTTGACTGGTAATTCGGATATCTTGGATATGGGTAATCATGGTTGGGAGCCTATTAGAAGAGTAAAGGATTTAGCAATTAATTATGATTATCTTCAATTTGATAGCTTTTCTCGTTTATTCATTAAAAACGGAACTCTAGTAAAATTGCGTCTGAATGACAACAAAAAGCTAGCGTTAGATGCAAGCAATCTAGAGCTAGTATTAAAGCGAATTCTGTCTGATAAATTATTGAAAGACGAAATCTTTGAGTGGCTTGAGCTATTCGTGCCAGGGTTTAAAGCCGTTGAAGTGGATGATCGGGATGAGTTACATTGGTTTGAAGATTCTGTTCCAAATTACTTTACCAAAGACCTTATCTCCGATGGTACCTATAATATTCTGGCTCTTTTAACTGCTGTTTATCAAAGTGATAAGCCACAGTTTTTGTGCATTGAGGAGCCAGAGAATGGACTACACCCGGATGTAATTAAAGAGTTTGTCAACCTTTGTCGGTATGCTTGTGAGCAAAAAGATCATTTTATTTGGTTAAATACACACTCGCAAACACTGGCTTCTCAATTGACCGCCGATGAGATTATTGTCGTCGATAAAGTAGAAGGCGCCACCCAGACCAAACAATTTAAAGGCCATGATTTCCACGGATTACGGATGGATGAAGCCTGGCTAATGAATGCCTTGGGAGGTGGGCTTCCGTGGTAA
- a CDS encoding PspC domain-containing protein, which translates to MNKRLERIADQAQIGGVCAGLADYFGIDRALVRILFVIGIFLPHFPAVIIYIIMWIVLPERRADGVVTPSTAFSNPYFSMNPYNPNKPASPDRSIIGGVVLIILGVLFLLDRYLDIDFGDLWPFMLIALGLWLIFKDRIRPPYDTTNNDPNGTL; encoded by the coding sequence ATGAACAAGCGATTAGAACGTATTGCCGACCAGGCCCAGATTGGGGGTGTATGCGCTGGTTTGGCCGATTATTTTGGCATTGACCGTGCATTAGTGCGCATACTTTTTGTAATCGGAATTTTTTTGCCGCATTTTCCGGCTGTAATTATTTACATCATCATGTGGATCGTTCTGCCTGAACGCCGTGCGGATGGTGTAGTGACTCCTTCAACAGCTTTCTCTAATCCTTATTTTTCCATGAATCCCTACAATCCCAACAAACCTGCCTCTCCCGATCGTAGCATCATTGGCGGGGTCGTCCTGATTATCCTGGGTGTTTTGTTCCTTCTTGACCGATACTTAGACATTGACTTCGGCGATCTGTGGCCGTTCATGCTGATTGCTCTAGGCTTGTGGTTGATATTTAAAGATCGGATCAGGCCTCCTTACGACACTACCAACAACGACCCTAACGGAACGCTGTAA
- a CDS encoding transketolase family protein, with product MKKYEFTEKKDTRSGFGAGIAELGKTHPNVVALTADLAGSLKLEAFIKDFPDRFIQCGIAEANMIGVSAGLTIGGHIPFATTFANFATGRVYDQIRQSVAYSNKNVKICASHAGLTLGEDGATHQILEDLGMMKMLPNMTVINPCDYNQTKAATIAIADHEGPVYLRFGRPVIPVFTPADQTFEIGKAWTVNEGSDVSIFCTGHLVWEAIKAGEILSQEGIEADIINIHTIKPLDEEAILASVKKTGCAVSAEEHMLNGGLGDSVAQVLARNYPAPLEYVGVHDTFGESGTPDQLMQKYGLTADKIVEQVKKVMARK from the coding sequence ATGAAAAAATACGAGTTCACCGAGAAAAAAGATACCCGCTCTGGTTTTGGTGCGGGCATTGCCGAACTGGGCAAAACACATCCTAATGTGGTAGCACTGACCGCCGATCTGGCCGGGTCACTCAAGCTCGAAGCCTTCATTAAAGACTTCCCTGATCGGTTTATCCAGTGTGGTATTGCGGAGGCCAACATGATTGGGGTGTCGGCGGGGTTGACCATTGGCGGGCATATTCCGTTTGCTACCACGTTTGCCAACTTTGCAACAGGCCGGGTGTATGACCAGATTCGTCAGTCGGTCGCGTATTCGAACAAAAACGTTAAAATCTGTGCTTCACACGCGGGCCTGACCCTGGGTGAAGATGGAGCTACGCACCAGATTCTGGAAGATTTGGGCATGATGAAAATGTTGCCCAACATGACCGTCATCAATCCCTGCGATTATAACCAGACTAAAGCCGCTACCATTGCGATTGCCGATCACGAAGGCCCCGTGTATCTCCGGTTTGGCCGTCCAGTCATTCCTGTATTTACGCCTGCCGATCAAACGTTTGAAATCGGTAAAGCCTGGACCGTCAATGAAGGAAGTGACGTATCAATTTTCTGTACAGGTCACCTGGTCTGGGAAGCCATTAAAGCCGGTGAAATCCTGTCTCAGGAAGGAATTGAAGCCGACATTATCAACATTCATACGATTAAGCCGTTAGATGAAGAGGCTATTCTGGCATCGGTGAAGAAAACGGGCTGTGCCGTTTCGGCCGAAGAGCATATGTTGAATGGTGGTCTGGGCGATAGTGTCGCCCAGGTACTGGCCCGCAATTATCCGGCTCCGCTCGAATACGTTGGCGTTCATGATACCTTTGGGGAAAGCGGAACTCCTGATCAACTGATGCAGAAATATGGCCTCACTGCCGACAAAATTGTTGAGCAGGTGAAGAAAGTAATGGCAAGAAAATGA